In a single window of the Penaeus chinensis breed Huanghai No. 1 chromosome 4, ASM1920278v2, whole genome shotgun sequence genome:
- the LOC125024933 gene encoding uncharacterized protein LOC125024933, which translates to MAGSEKTMAMNGSVASPSLQEEGKGGKRKPNYSILLYVPNLIGYTRLLLLLLAFCLLPASPASFVTLYSISITLDGFDGYAARKLHQCSLFGAWFDVILDNLGRGLLWVHIHPMLYLVSAVEWIAFVCNYSFGAKWRESLIEGPKAPTIVTHILANNFRNAWGVWVIAGLHVLPVWLLGIKYNIFESHLWFLPLFVQPLGFLLLGTGRLLCLSVELWSIWNHMYGLLVNSSSC; encoded by the exons ATGGCTGGTTCAGAAAAGACGATGGCGATGAATGGCTCTGTGGCCTCACCGTCCctgcaggaggaagggaaaggaggcaagCGGAAGCCAAATTATAGCATCCTCCTCTACGTCCCAAACCTCATTG GATACACTCGTCTTCTCTTGCTTCTGCTTGCCTTCTGCTTGCTACCAGCTTCACCTGCCTCGTTTGTTACCCTCTACTCCATCTCTATTACACTGGATGGTTTTGATGGTTATGCAGCTCGTAAACTACATCAGTGTTCCCTCTTTGGAGCTTGG TTTGATGTGATTTTGGACAATCTGGGAAGGGGTCTACTATGGGTACACATACACCCG ATGTTGTACTTGGTGTCAGCTGTAGAATGGATTGCATTTGTCTGCAATTATTCATTTGGAGCTAAATGGCGTGAGAGTCTCATTGAAGGACCTAAAGCTCCAACTATAGTCACTCACATATTAGCTAATA ACTTCCGTAATGCTTGGGGAGTGTGGGTCATTGCCGGCCTccatgtgcttcctgtctggctccTGGGCATTAAATACAACATATTTGAGTCTCATCTGTGgtttctgcctctctttgttCAACCTCTAG GTTTTTTGCTTCTCGGGACAGGGAGACTGCTTTGTCTCTCCGTGGAACTATGGAGCATATGGAATCACATGTATGGTCTTCTTGTGAACTCATCCTCCTGCTGA